ATAATTGCAAAGAGACGCATCACAAACACCGTTACTTGTTTTAGGAAAATCCAGCATTGCCGGCATTGCCAGCGTCTGCCACAAAAACGGCCGGCCAATATGGCCAACCGTCGGTCGCATAGTGCAACATGTCAGGCGCGCCGTGCACGACGCAAGCCGAAGAGGGCCGCGATGCCGCCCAACAACAGCCATGCGGCTGCGGGAAGCGGAACCGCTGGAGGGGTATCTAAGGTGGTCAGCCGCACGTCCGACAATATCGGCGTAGCGGCGTTTGGCCCGCCTGGCCGTGTCAGAATTCCTCTGATCTGTGCGTACTGCCCTGTCAGACCCAGCGAGTCGCCACTGAGATACTCCGTCCAAAGCCCCCCCGCGAGGCCTGCAATCGTATCCGCCACGCGTACCTGCAAGTTGATGCTTGTACCGATGGGAACAGCGCCCTCTGCTTCTTCATTCCAGAACACTTTGTCCCACATGGCTCCGACGCCGCCGTCGATTGCACCCGACAACCAGGTTCCGGTTGGGTTCGTGATGCCACCAACCAGAGAACCTGTCATGTCAGAGTAATTGTAAGGCGAGGCACCCGCCCCGAGTTCAACCGTCAGGTCGACCGCGGCTACGCCGACCCCTCCAGCATCAGGATCAATACGCATAACGTCGTTGGACGCCAGATTGGTTACCCAGACCTTGCCATTACTATCCACCGACACACCGGTCGGGTAACCTCCGACAGCGATTTGTTGCAGAACGGTGCCATTGTTGTCCAACCGGGTCACGTTATTATTGTTACTGTTTGCGACCCAGATGTTGTTGTCAGCCGTCACTGCGACACCACGGCTGGCCGTATTTGTCCCCTGGCCGAGCGAATAGGTGCTGATAACGGTGCCCGCCGCGCTCAGTTTGGAGATGGTGCCGCTGTTATAGTGGCTGTTCCAGATATTGCCGTTGTTATCGACGGCCAAACCGTATGACGGTCCGCCAGTCGGAACGCTCCCGATATAGCTCGATCCGGGATCTGCTGCAGTAGTATCATACCGCGCAATCGTACTCGCGGACCAATCCGACGACCACAGGATGCCGTTTCCGTCGATCACGCCACCATAACCACCCTCACGCACAGTGCTGGTGGTCCCAACCTGCACCCCGGTATCGCCGTCATATTTGGCATGATTTCTGTTCCCAAGGCCACCGATCCAGACGTCGTTGTTTGCGTCGATGGCAACCGTGCGGTTGTTCGTACTGTCCGTGCGGATAAATTGTTTTATCGCCACATCCTGCGCCGTGCTTGTGCCGCCGTTCGTGTCGGCTCCACCGGCATTGGTCCACGCGAGTGCGTCGAACGTAGAGCCATTCCAGACCCCACTAGAGGTCGCTCCAGCACCTGGGGTCGAGGTGATCTTTGCTGCAGAGCCGCCGCCAGTGCTTGCATCGCGGTTCCCGACCCAGACGTCGCCATTGATGTCCACTGTCGTGCGGGACGGGTTGCCTGGTTGACCAATTGGCGCGGTTCGATACTCGCCAACCACGGCTCCGATGCCCGCAGCCGCATCGCTCAGCGACGACACCCCATCGGCATCCACATGGTCAGTGTCGATCAAGACGGCTGCATCACGCCCCGACGCCGCGACCCAGATAAAATCGAACTGCGTGACGATGTTCGGGTTAAGCTGTACCTGATTGTCGGCACCCGGAGGACCGCTATTCGTACTGCTATACGACCCGGTATCCCAGTCCGCGTCATTGGTGAATTTGAAACTATCCGCACCTGCTGTGCCGGCAGCAACCGTAAACGCAAGCGTGGTTGCCAATGCTGTTGAATGTCTCAATTTGAATCCCTCCACAATAATTACCCCAATGGCCTTCGAAAAAAATCACGAGTACCATTTAGTGTGTGAAGCCGCGGCTACGCACACATTTGCCAGAGTACAAAATGCTCAGCTTCATAAATTGATATTTATCAATATGTGAAAATCTCTTTAGAAACCTATGTCGCGCGGATTTGCAGTGGTCCTGCGCATGCGAAATGTAGCAGGATTGTCAACGAACCCTGTTCACTGGCTCGCTAAGGATGTTTGTGTCAGGCCATAACACACCTCAGCCTGATTTTGTGTTGCATTCACCCAAGTCAAGCAAGAAAACGCCAAAGCTCAGGCAATTCAACAGCGATGGCTTCCGCGCAGATTCTGTCTTTTGCCTTGATTGGCAATACACGGTGCGTCGAATTCAGCAACCGCTTTCAATAGCATGTGGTGACAGTGGGGAACTGTCTTGTCAGTGTGATCTGCTGCTGTCCCTTGCAAATAATCCGCCGACGTAAATGATCAATATCTGCTGCCGAGGTCGCGACGCGAGCGAAGCTATCGGTTAGATGGGGTGGGTGGATGAACACTGGTTTACAAGTAAAGGGGTGGAGCTGTAGGAGGAACCGACATGCAATTGTTGGAAGAGGCAGACCCTACCTTTTGGCGCAATCCGGCGCAAGAAAGCGTTTGCCAAATGGCGTCGAAAACAGCCTTGTTGCGATGTCGGAGGCCGACTATTTGGTGCTTCAAAGTTGAGATGCGTACCTATTCCTGGGCACGGGAGACATCGGTGCAAAGGTGGAGAGGCTCTGAAAAGCCCCGCGGCTTGTGAATGCGATGTCTGATACTCGCTGCGGTCCGCATGAATTACCGATCCTTTCGCTGATGCCGCATATTTGAGTCTGCGTGCACACGCAGCGAGAAAATCGAATTCACAGGTTGGGCTGACAGTGTTCATCAGAGGAACCTCTCAGGCATGCCGACCGCCGAAAACCGAGTGCCGCACCGCCGCTTCAAGCCTTTTTGCATTTTTCGGCGACGCAGCATTAACTCGATCAATGTTCATAAACCCATAATGAAGGTCAAGCGGATTGAGCTGCAAACACATTTTACTTACTGGCTGTTCGTGCGGCGGAAAATCGACGCTGCTGAAGGCTTTGAACCAACTGGGATATGCGACTGTATCAGAGCCGGGACGACGAATAATCGCGGACGAAACCGTTATGGGCGGCAAGGCTCTGCCATGGGTCGACATGAGGGCATTCGCGCTGCGTGCCGTCGAGATGGCGAGGTCGGATCTGGAAGCTGCCCATCAATATGAAAGCGTTGTCTTTTTTGACAGGGGTCTCATAGATGCAGCAATTGCTTTAGAGCATTCAGGTGGCCCATCAGTAAGGGAAACACTCGGCCAGACCCGCCCCTACGCGGAGTATGTTTTTGTGTTCCCACCTTGGGAAGAGCTTTATACGGGAGACACTGAACGCAGACATGATTTTAAAGCGGCGGTCCAAGAGTATCACCGTATTAATCAGGCGTTGGATGACCTCGGATACAGGATCAAAGAGATGCCTCTGACAACGGTTAGTGAGCGGGCTGATCTGATCATAAATGAGTGCAATGCTGTCTGATTTCTAGGTCCGGTTTGTCCGTACAGCCAACATCTACGTAGCTACAATAAGGAGCCAATGTCAGCTTCGAGCCCAACCTGTGAATCTGATTTTCTTGCTGCATGCGCACGCAGTGTAGTGTCTGACGTCAGCGCTTATGGATCCAAATAGGGTTATTTGCTAAGGGAGTGTTTGTTGCTCATCGTAACCACCGAGGAGTGGACGATGAGAAAGACAGCGAAGAGCCCTGGCGAGAAGATCGTCAAAGATATTAAACGTGCAACGCGCAAGCACTATTCATCTGAAGAGAAGATCAGGATCGTGTTGGATGGTCTGCGTGGTGAAAACAGCATTGCTGAGCTGTGCCGCCGTGAAGGGATATCGCAGGGCATCTACTACAAATGGTCGAAAGACTTCATGGAGGCCGGAAAGAAGCGGCTAGCTGGGGATACAGCACGCGCTGCGAACACTGATGAGGTCAAGGAACTGCGCCGCGAAGCCAAGGAGCTCAAAGAGGTGGTGGCAGAACAAACGCTCGAACTGCGTCTTCTCAAAAAAAGCATGCTCGGGCCCTCTCAGTGAATGCAAGACATTCACCTGCCGGGTAATAGATGGGGGCGACCACGAATGAGGTACCCCGCATCTGAGAAGCTTGAGATCATCCGGCTGGTCGAGGGGTCGCATCTGTCGGCCCGTCTGACATTAGCCAAGCTCGGCATTCCGCGCACCACGTTCTATCGCTGGTACGGCCGGTATCTTCAACGCGGTGAGGCTGGTCTGCAGGACCAATCGCCCAAGCCAAAGCATGTCTGGAACCGCGTGCCTGACGACGTGAAGCGCAAGGTTGTCGACTTCGCCTTGAAAGAGACAGAGCTGTCACCGCGCGAACTGGCAGTGACGTTCACGGATCAAGAGCGCTACTTTGTGTCAGAATCCACTGTCTATCGCGTGCTCAAAGCGCATGATCTGATCACCAGCCCAGCCTTCATCGTCATGAAAGCCGCCAGCGAGTTCAAAGACAAAACCACGGCCATCAATCAGCTTTGGCAGACCGACTTCACCTACATCAAGGTCCTTGGTTGGGGCTGGTTCTATCTCAGTACGGTTCTGGACGACTACAGTCGCTACATCGTCTCCTGGAAACTCTGCACGAACATGCGGGCCGAAGACGTGACCGATACACTGGACCTCGCGTTGCAAGCGTCTGGCTGTGATCAGGTCCATGTCGTTCACAAGCCACGTCTGCTCAGCGATAACGGATCAAGCTACGTCTCCGGGGATCTGGCGGAATGGTTGAAAGACAAAGGCATGAAGCACTCGCGCGGAGCCCCCTATCATCCGCAAACCCAAGGCAAGATCGAGCGGTGGCATCAAACCCTGAAGAACCGCATCTTGCTGGAAAACTACTTCCTGCCAGGTGACCTCGAAGCGCAAATCGAAGCCTTCGTCGATCATTACAATCATCAGCGATATCACGAGAGCATCAACAACGTCACACCTGCTGACGTCTACTTCGGGAGTGACAAAGCCATTCTAAAACAACGCGAAAAGATCAAACGAAAGACACTCGAAGCGCGACGCTTGCATCACCGCCAGCACGCCGCATAATCAAACCAACCAGATGAGCCAAACTCTCTCTTAGCTTAGGCCGCCTTTGGTGCCAAAAACCCTGACGACGGACAGGCTACGACATCCCGATGTAATTGCAACATTTGTTTTAACTCAATTGAAAAGGGGCTCGGGTGCGCTTGAAACGAACTGAAATGATGCACTGGCGGGATTGCATGCACTGCGGTAAGCGTCAGTAATAGAAGGAAAATCGAGTAATATCGTACCTTGGCGTATGTCTTGCGCCCCTGTGACGGACGGAACATTATTTCTATTTTCAATAATTTGGTGGGTGCCGTGTGCACTGTGTGTGCAACCTAATATCGCCTTCTGTCGCGCTCTATCGGGTGGTCTACGGTTCTACCTACTAACTCCTGCACCGCTTTGTTTCCGTCGGTAAAACCCGAACACCGAAGGGGACTATCTCTGTTTTTCAGAGATGTAGTGATCACGTCGTGGCAGGGTTGGGGATCGTTTGCGGGGAGGGCGTTAGTGAAACCTGTTTCAGAAGCCCGTTGGTAACTCCTCGCTCGCCAATTGCAGCGCATAGCCAAGCTGATATTGGATTATCATCAAGGAGCAATGCAAGAGTTCGAAAAATGCCGAGAGCACAGCGACAATCTCAGGCTTTGGTAAGGGTTATGTCTGCAAGGCTGGTCTCATTCAGTTCCTTTAGAAACGATGCCTCTGCCGCGCGGAGCCTTGATTTCAAACGACATCGTCCATCTAAAGTGCAGGTATTCGTCTCTTCGCTTAGACATTCAACCAACGGCTGATCCTCCTCGAGGAGACGCACAATTGTGCCAAGACGCAATTCGGATGGCGTTACTGCCATGACCGCACCTCCGCCCCCGCCGCGTTTTGTTTGTACGATCCCTTCACGTGAGAGCCGTTGCATGATTTTGCTCAGGTGGTTGCGGGACAAATTGAGTTCCTGTGCCAATTCCGCGGTCGAAAATGCCCGATCTGGCGCGCTGGCCATCCGCATCAACATCCGTAATCCATAGTCTGTAAAGGATGTCAGTCTCATTGCTATCCCGTTCTTGAATGGGTATTTACAATACCTATTACCAAGCGTATCGAAAGATACAAGCGAAAGCTTCCAAGGTCTCGTATATGAGCAGCACATCCGCACCGATCCGCAAATGGACGGGCGCCGCAATCTTAACTTACGGTTTTCGGCCCTTTTTCTTGGGGGCGGCCCTTTGGGCAGTCTTGGCAATGCTGCTCTGGATGCCGATGATCTCGGGTCTTATTACGCTGCCGACGGCTTTTGATGCTGTCTCATGGCACGCGCATGAGTTTCTGTTCGGATACCTAGCGGCAGTGGTCGCCGGGTTCTTGTTGACGGCAGTGCCCAATTGGACGGGCAGGTTGCCCATCGTTGGATGGCCGCTGGGCATGCTCGTAATCCTCTGGGTGCTGGGGCGGGTCGCGGTCGCGTTTTCGGCAGCGCTGTCGCCGCTTGTTGTGGCGCTGCTCGATCTTTCCATGCCAATTGCACTGGCCGGTGTCATTACCCGCGAAATCGTGGCAGGCAAGACTTGGCGCAACTTGCTGGTGCTTGGGATGCTGGTCATCCTTACGCTGGGCAGCGCTGTGTTCCACTGGGAAGCTGCCAAGGGTGCCTATGCCGCACAGGGGTACGGGATGCGGATCGGGCTGGGGGCAGGGATCATGATGATTGCTGTCATCGGCGGGCGCATCGTACCCTCATTCACGCGCAATTGGCTTGTAAAAAACACTTCAGAAATACTCCCGACTCCTCCTATGCAGACCTTTGACAAGATAGCGTTGCTCAGCTTGCTTGCGGCTCTCATCGCTTGGGTTTTCTTGCCTTCATCGGGTATTGCCGCTGTGTTGCTTGCCGTGGCTGGTGTGCTGCATCTTGTGCGGCTTACCCGCTGGGCAGGCATCCATACAAGAGGGGAACCGCTCGTGGCGATCCTGCATGTTGCCTACCTTCTCGTCCCGCTTGGCGCGATTGCATTGGTTGGCGAGATCGTTCTGCCGGGGTTGGCAGGCCTTGGGGCGGTGCAACACATATGGATGAGCGGGGCGGTCGGCCTTATGTCATTGGCCGTGATGACACGGGCAACCCTCGGGCATTCCGGACAGTCTCTGAAAGCCGGAGCCGGGACGGTCATGATCTACATTGGTATTTTGACGGCGACGATCCTGCGCGTCATTGCGGGTCTATGGCCTCTCTATGCATCCGTCTTGTACGGCGTTGCAGGCCTGATCTGGATCATGAGTTTTGCTGGATTTGCGGCCCTTTTTGGTCCACTGTTGTGGCGCGCTGCCCCGGCAAAGGCCATCTGATATGGGATGGGTGGAATTCGGTGCTGCCTTCGTGGCCTTTTTCCTCAGCCATTCGATACCAGTGCAGCCCCCCGTGCGCACAGTGCTGGTGCGCCACCTTGGGTCTCGTGGGTTCACGCTTGCCTATTCCGCGATGTCGCTTGCCATTCTCGCATGGCTGATCGTTGCGGCGGGGCGTGCACCCTATGTATCGCTCTGGGCGTGGGCCCCTTGGCAAAACCACATCGCAATGGCGGTAATGCTGGCTGTCTGTCTGTTCCTGGCTTTCGCGATTGCCACCCCAAATCCGTTTTCATTTGGCGGCTCGCACAACGAAAGGTTTGATCCCGATAACCCGGGCATTCTGCGTTTTTTGCGACACCCGCTTCTGGTGGTATTGGGTCTATGGGCCTTTGCTCATGTTTTACCGAACGGCAATCTGGCACATGTGATTCTGTTTGTCGTCTTTGCGGCATTCGCCTTGTTGGGGCAAAAGATTATCGACAGACGAAAGCAATGGCAGATGGGTGACGATTGGGACCGTCTTTGGGCACAAACGTGCGAGGCACGAATTGCGCTCCCACGGCAGTCGCTCATCCGGCTGATGCTGGCTCTGGGGATTTATGGTGTATCGCTGTGGTTGCACCCTGTCTTATTGGGGGTGAGCCCGCTGCCATAATCTACACACCACCAATGAGCAAAGGGTCGTCTGGGGTGATCCGATTGGGCAACAGTGTATGAAATTTCCGTTGTCGAAAACACACGCAGAGCCAAGATCACAAAGCGCAAGCGGTGATCGGTCATCAGGCGTCGTTTTCCCTTTGGGTTCTTATCGCACTATGCCATTCTTGAATGGCCAAACTGGCAGACCCACGAAGGAGAAGGATGTTTTAGCATTACTGCTCCAAAAATACCGGCAGGAGGAAAGCAGATGACGCAGCATGGGTTGTCAAGGCGCAGGGTCCTGCAGATTGCGGCAGCATTGCCAGTGGTGGGACTGTCCACTCGCGCAAAAGCGTCTGCGCCGGCCGCGTATTGGCGTGGAGTTGCTCTAGGTGCATCCTCCCAGATTGTGCTGGCAGGCCTGACCCAAGGGGAGGCAGCGCCTGTGTTCGCGCAGGTGCGTGACGAAGTTTCACGACTTGAGGGCATCTTTAGCCTGTTCCAGCGTCGTTCCGCTCTCTCGCTGTTGAACCAGACAGGCCATCTAGACGCGCCCGCGCCGGAACTCCTTGAGGTGTTGAGCTTGTCCCAAAGTGTTTGGAACGCTTCTTGTGGGGCATTTGATCCGAC
This genomic interval from Paracoccaceae bacterium contains the following:
- a CDS encoding Rrf2 family transcriptional regulator; translation: MRLTSFTDYGLRMLMRMASAPDRAFSTAELAQELNLSRNHLSKIMQRLSREGIVQTKRGGGGGAVMAVTPSELRLGTIVRLLEEDQPLVECLSEETNTCTLDGRCRLKSRLRAAEASFLKELNETSLADITLTKA
- a CDS encoding NnrS family protein, which encodes MSSTSAPIRKWTGAAILTYGFRPFFLGAALWAVLAMLLWMPMISGLITLPTAFDAVSWHAHEFLFGYLAAVVAGFLLTAVPNWTGRLPIVGWPLGMLVILWVLGRVAVAFSAALSPLVVALLDLSMPIALAGVITREIVAGKTWRNLLVLGMLVILTLGSAVFHWEAAKGAYAAQGYGMRIGLGAGIMMIAVIGGRIVPSFTRNWLVKNTSEILPTPPMQTFDKIALLSLLAALIAWVFLPSSGIAAVLLAVAGVLHLVRLTRWAGIHTRGEPLVAILHVAYLLVPLGAIALVGEIVLPGLAGLGAVQHIWMSGAVGLMSLAVMTRATLGHSGQSLKAGAGTVMIYIGILTATILRVIAGLWPLYASVLYGVAGLIWIMSFAGFAALFGPLLWRAAPAKAI
- a CDS encoding NnrU family protein; the encoded protein is MGWVEFGAAFVAFFLSHSIPVQPPVRTVLVRHLGSRGFTLAYSAMSLAILAWLIVAAGRAPYVSLWAWAPWQNHIAMAVMLAVCLFLAFAIATPNPFSFGGSHNERFDPDNPGILRFLRHPLLVVLGLWAFAHVLPNGNLAHVILFVVFAAFALLGQKIIDRRKQWQMGDDWDRLWAQTCEARIALPRQSLIRLMLALGIYGVSLWLHPVLLGVSPLP
- a CDS encoding AAA family ATPase, producing MSCKHILLTGCSCGGKSTLLKALNQLGYATVSEPGRRIIADETVMGGKALPWVDMRAFALRAVEMARSDLEAAHQYESVVFFDRGLIDAAIALEHSGGPSVRETLGQTRPYAEYVFVFPPWEELYTGDTERRHDFKAAVQEYHRINQALDDLGYRIKEMPLTTVSERADLIINECNAV